A region of Nocardioides sp. JS614 DNA encodes the following proteins:
- a CDS encoding alpha/beta hydrolase fold domain-containing protein: protein MVTWHVDDRPASLRARGYVALMRLARDKQAFEGAERTRRTALDRQRKGDRPPTLLTRLACRVTTTTIGDLEVWTATARWRRPVARVLYLHGGGYVHPLTPDYWRLVRALVRTPAEVAVPAYPLAPGATVGQVLPQLTRLAAASTGADDLPTVLMGDSAGGALVIVLAQQLRDAGGPQPAAVVALCPWLDATLDEDEVAGLEASDPMLAESGLRAAGRWWAAERGPADPSVSPVHGDLSGLPPLHVLIGDRDILRPAVNTLAARAEGAGAALDVIEVPSMFHVWMTRAIPEGRRTRGLLRSLVRRSATD from the coding sequence ATGGTCACCTGGCACGTCGACGACCGACCGGCGAGCCTGCGGGCGCGCGGGTACGTCGCGTTGATGCGTCTGGCGCGAGACAAGCAGGCGTTCGAGGGAGCCGAGCGCACCCGCCGGACCGCCCTGGACCGGCAGCGCAAGGGCGACCGGCCACCCACCCTGCTGACCCGCCTGGCCTGCCGGGTCACGACGACCACGATCGGCGACCTGGAGGTGTGGACGGCGACCGCCCGATGGCGGCGACCCGTGGCGCGGGTGCTCTACCTCCACGGCGGTGGCTACGTGCACCCGTTGACCCCTGACTACTGGCGGCTCGTGCGTGCGCTGGTCCGCACCCCGGCCGAGGTAGCCGTGCCGGCGTACCCCCTGGCGCCCGGTGCCACGGTGGGGCAGGTGCTCCCCCAGCTCACCCGGCTCGCCGCGGCGAGCACCGGCGCGGATGACCTCCCGACGGTCCTCATGGGTGACTCCGCGGGCGGCGCGCTCGTCATCGTGCTCGCGCAGCAGCTCCGCGACGCTGGCGGCCCGCAGCCGGCCGCGGTGGTGGCGCTGTGTCCCTGGCTCGATGCCACCCTCGACGAGGACGAGGTCGCCGGCCTCGAGGCCAGCGACCCGATGCTCGCCGAGTCCGGGCTGCGCGCGGCCGGACGGTGGTGGGCCGCGGAGCGCGGCCCCGCCGACCCGTCCGTGAGCCCGGTCCACGGCGACCTCTCCGGCCTCCCACCCCTGCACGTGCTCATCGGCGACCGCGACATCCTGCGGCCGGCCGTCAACACGCTCGCCGCGCGCGCCGAGGGTGCCGGCGCCGCCCTGGACGTGATCGAGGTGCCGTCGATGTTCCACGTCTGGATGACCCGGGCCATCCCCGAGGGTCGGCGCACCCGCGGGCTGCTGCGCAGCCTCGTGCGTCGATCGGCGACCGATTGA